One window of the Saccopteryx bilineata isolate mSacBil1 chromosome 2, mSacBil1_pri_phased_curated, whole genome shotgun sequence genome contains the following:
- the TMEM252 gene encoding transmembrane protein 252 produces the protein MQTRTGVVLCALALLTGFLVICLGAFFISSGSVFNCPGSLILAYWLLPLGFVILLSGIFWSTYCQASVNKGMFSPMLRQHPARGAVTPAMVDRPDFYPPAYEESLDAEKQTCPAEGEASDIPPPLYTEMDLEFEEENDAHREVPPSYDESVADRAVAATPSQDAQGLNQERWSGGSSPARKPPPHGIQLLKIKAGKGSWEEKPCQ, from the exons ATGCAGACAAGAACTGGTGTTGTGCTCTGCGCCCTGGCCCTCCTGACAGGCTTCCTGGTAATCTGCCTGGGGGCCTTCTTCATCTCCTCAGGCTCTGTATTCAACTGTCCGGGGAGCCTGATCCTGGCCTATTGGCTTCTCCCTCTGGGGTTTGTGATCCTCCTGAGTGGAATTTTCTGGAGCACCTACTGCCAGGCGAGTGTGAACAAAGGGATGTTCAGCCCTATGCTCAGACAACACCCTGCTCGTGGGGCCGTGACCCCGGCCATGGTGGACAG GCCAGATTTTTACCCTCCTGCTTATGAAGAAAGTCTTGATGCTGAAAAGCAAACCTGCCCTGCAGAGGGAGAGGCCTCGGATATCCCTCCACCTCTGTACACAGAGATGGACCTTGAATTTGAGGAGGAAAATGATGCTCACCGAGAAGTACCACCCTCCTACGACGAGTCTGTGGCGGACAGGGCGGTGGCAGCCACACCATCACAGGATGCCCAGGGGCTGAACCAGGAGCGCTGGAGTGGGGGAAGCTCTCCAGCGCGCAAGCCGCCCCCTCATGGGATacagctgctaaaaataaaagCGGGCAAGGGATCGTGGGAGGAAAAGccatgccagtga